Proteins from a single region of Haloarcula laminariae:
- a CDS encoding DUF7310 family coiled-coil domain-containing protein: MTDVETLEERVSTVERAVTDGDHGFPAVDDLAELTERVDALEDRVDELNDRADELDAATQALRGYVGNVRSVNERVEGRADAALAATERLERRLDATTEEWRPGDGEPVGSSTTRDPSEHAQEDHHSGGVKTGERRLDGLETRDGGEKSGESGTPGTGGGDGGVLEQIRSLL; this comes from the coding sequence ATGACCGACGTGGAGACACTCGAAGAGCGGGTCAGCACGGTCGAACGGGCCGTCACCGACGGCGACCACGGATTCCCGGCCGTGGACGACCTCGCGGAGCTGACCGAACGCGTCGACGCCCTCGAGGACCGGGTCGACGAACTGAACGACCGCGCGGATGAACTCGACGCCGCCACACAGGCGCTCAGGGGGTACGTCGGCAACGTCCGTTCGGTCAACGAGCGGGTCGAGGGGCGAGCCGACGCGGCGCTTGCGGCCACCGAACGGCTTGAGCGCCGCCTCGACGCGACCACCGAGGAGTGGCGGCCGGGGGACGGCGAACCCGTCGGGTCGAGTACTACCCGGGACCCGAGCGAGCACGCACAAGAGGACCATCACAGCGGCGGCGTCAAAACCGGGGAACGGCGCCTGGACGGACTCGAAACGCGGGACGGCGGCGAAAAGAGCGGAGAGTCGGGGACGCCGGGAACCGGCGGGGGAGACGGCGGCGTGCTCGAACAGATACGGTCCCTGCTGTGA
- the mre11 gene encoding DNA double-strand break repair protein Mre11, protein MTRVIHTGDTHIGYQQYHVPERRQDFLAAFRAVVRDAIDDDVAAVVHAGDLFHDRRPTLSDIMGTLDVLEELAAADIPFLAVVGNHEAKRDAQWLDLYASLGLATRLGDEPTVVGDTAFYGLDFVPRSKRDDLDYDFAPHEADHAALVTHGLFQPFDYGDWEASEVLGESSVDFDALLLGDNHKPGKQAVEDAWVTYCGSTERASASEREDRGYNIVTFDDDVQITRRGLDTREFVFVDVELGPEEGLDRVRSQVGQYDLDDAVVIVGIDGDGEPVTPASIEEFALDRGALVARVTDHRELAADERETSVSFADPDDAVAERVRELGLSGAARDIDETVRASKVADANVAETVEDRVRALVEDDPDALDGPGSDDGDAAMDDETTAAEGSTAETDGGDTSDASSDTDSTAEGAGADGEDQSLEEFL, encoded by the coding sequence ATGACACGGGTGATACACACCGGCGATACCCACATCGGGTACCAGCAGTACCACGTGCCCGAGCGCCGGCAGGACTTCCTCGCGGCGTTTCGGGCCGTCGTCCGGGACGCCATCGACGACGACGTGGCCGCGGTGGTTCACGCCGGGGACCTGTTTCACGACCGTCGGCCGACGCTGTCGGACATCATGGGAACGCTCGATGTCCTGGAAGAGCTCGCTGCGGCGGACATACCGTTTCTGGCCGTCGTGGGCAACCACGAGGCCAAACGCGACGCCCAGTGGCTCGACCTCTACGCCTCGCTTGGGCTGGCGACCCGCCTTGGCGACGAGCCGACCGTCGTGGGCGATACGGCCTTCTACGGGCTCGACTTCGTTCCCCGGTCGAAGCGCGACGACCTGGACTACGACTTCGCCCCCCACGAGGCCGACCACGCGGCGCTCGTGACCCACGGCCTCTTCCAGCCCTTCGATTACGGCGACTGGGAGGCGAGCGAGGTGCTGGGCGAGTCCTCCGTCGACTTCGACGCCCTGCTGCTGGGGGACAACCACAAGCCCGGCAAGCAGGCGGTCGAAGACGCGTGGGTCACCTACTGCGGGTCCACCGAACGGGCAAGCGCCAGCGAGCGCGAGGACCGCGGCTACAACATCGTCACCTTCGACGACGACGTACAGATCACGCGCCGGGGCCTCGACACCCGCGAGTTCGTCTTCGTCGACGTGGAGCTGGGCCCCGAGGAGGGCCTCGACCGCGTCCGCAGTCAGGTCGGTCAGTACGACCTGGACGACGCCGTCGTCATCGTCGGTATCGACGGCGACGGCGAGCCCGTCACCCCGGCCAGCATCGAGGAGTTCGCCCTCGACCGGGGAGCGCTCGTCGCTCGGGTCACCGACCACCGGGAGCTCGCGGCCGACGAGCGGGAGACGAGCGTGAGTTTCGCCGACCCCGACGACGCCGTCGCTGAGCGGGTTCGGGAACTCGGGCTGAGCGGGGCCGCCCGCGACATCGACGAGACGGTGCGGGCCTCGAAAGTCGCCGACGCGAACGTCGCCGAGACGGTTGAAGACCGGGTCAGAGCGCTGGTCGAGGACGACCCCGACGCGCTGGACGGTCCCGGGTCGGACGACGGCGACGCTGCGATGGACGACGAAACGACCGCGGCCGAAGGGTCCACCGCCGAGACCGACGGCGGCGACACCAGCGACGCATCGTCAGACACCGATTCGACCGCCGAGGGCGCCGGGGCCGACGGCGAGGACCAGTCCCTGGAGGAGTTCCTGTGA
- a CDS encoding DUF7322 domain-containing protein, whose translation MLDGPDERDDGGVLSEKSPHEPDEFDPSSLGPDVPESPAGSGNSEVTSLFWKLVVVFNVALLALALGPMFAYFRGNVDFGLQLTAAGAILFAYGYFRYRQFVRERDDDESAAEGDEPDHNG comes from the coding sequence GTGCTCGACGGACCAGACGAGCGGGACGACGGCGGTGTGCTCTCGGAGAAGAGCCCCCACGAGCCGGACGAGTTCGATCCGTCGAGCCTCGGCCCCGACGTTCCGGAGTCGCCCGCCGGCTCGGGCAACAGCGAGGTGACCTCGCTGTTCTGGAAGCTCGTCGTCGTGTTCAACGTCGCCCTCCTGGCGCTTGCCCTGGGGCCGATGTTCGCCTACTTCCGGGGGAACGTCGACTTCGGGCTCCAGTTGACGGCCGCCGGCGCCATCCTCTTTGCCTACGGCTACTTCCGGTACAGGCAGTTCGTGCGCGAACGGGACGACGACGAATCGGCCGCCGAAGGCGACGAACCCGACCACAACGGCTAA
- a CDS encoding ATPase, T2SS/T4P/T4SS family: MREWFADSDPEPDCRCETAFDRGTLTVDADDCPGDGRLGESPDCRATVVSALGGGDIDSVVTAANGVERAYLDADAALLVAAGRFATRVAATDERLAERARREPLAAATEATGRAGHVADLAAGTGFAVAAEGVTAERVLDPYVGPAVSDARIAASPPPTATLRDRRTVETGATVRRYETPADGPDSYHVRPQEHEFDAATTAALSDAAARLATTGEETLTPETAAQAVVDDGHTATRVAGVLRKHTEGLGILEDVFADPRVSDVFATAPVEETRLRVRADGETLRTNVRLTERGARSLASTFRRASGRAFSRASPTLDATTTVAGRRVRVAGVTEPVSDGIGFAFRGHDEETFRLGDLVENGSVPPRVAGLLSVAVERGAACLVAGPRGAGKTTTLGALLWELPPTVRTVVIEDTAELPVSALQSAGRDVQPLRTASGDGPSVDATAALRTALRLGDGALVVGEVRGQEAGVLYEAMRVGGGDSAVLGTIHGTGGESVRERLVSDLGVPESAFAATDLVVTLDPPTADGGRGIAAVEEVRSYEDGVGFEPLFERDGARATATGRIDRGASHLVESLSHAGESYAGIREAIRNRTEAFGQPDLGIESANS, encoded by the coding sequence ATGCGTGAGTGGTTCGCCGACAGCGACCCCGAACCGGACTGCCGCTGTGAGACGGCGTTCGACCGGGGGACACTGACCGTCGACGCCGACGACTGTCCCGGTGACGGGCGGCTGGGCGAGTCCCCCGACTGCCGGGCGACCGTCGTCTCGGCGCTGGGCGGAGGGGACATCGACAGCGTCGTCACGGCAGCAAACGGCGTCGAGCGGGCCTATCTCGACGCCGACGCGGCGCTGCTGGTCGCGGCCGGACGGTTCGCGACGCGAGTGGCGGCCACCGACGAGCGCCTGGCCGAGCGCGCTCGACGGGAGCCACTGGCCGCCGCGACCGAGGCGACCGGCCGGGCGGGCCACGTCGCGGACCTGGCGGCCGGGACCGGGTTCGCGGTCGCCGCGGAGGGGGTCACAGCCGAGCGAGTGCTCGACCCGTACGTCGGTCCGGCGGTCAGCGACGCCCGCATCGCCGCCAGCCCGCCGCCGACGGCGACGCTCAGAGACCGACGGACCGTCGAAACCGGTGCGACCGTCCGACGGTACGAGACGCCGGCGGACGGGCCGGACAGCTACCACGTCCGCCCGCAGGAGCACGAGTTCGACGCGGCGACGACGGCGGCGCTTTCCGACGCCGCCGCGCGGCTGGCGACGACCGGCGAGGAGACGCTGACGCCGGAGACAGCCGCCCAGGCCGTCGTCGACGACGGCCACACGGCGACCCGAGTGGCCGGCGTGCTCCGGAAGCACACCGAGGGACTCGGTATCCTCGAAGACGTCTTCGCCGACCCGCGCGTCTCCGACGTCTTCGCGACGGCTCCGGTCGAGGAGACCCGGCTTCGGGTTCGCGCCGACGGCGAGACGCTCCGGACGAACGTCCGGCTCACCGAGCGGGGCGCCCGCAGCCTGGCTTCCACCTTCCGCCGAGCGAGCGGCCGGGCGTTCTCCCGGGCGAGTCCGACGCTGGACGCGACGACGACGGTCGCCGGCCGCCGGGTTCGGGTGGCCGGTGTCACCGAGCCAGTTAGCGACGGTATCGGCTTCGCGTTCCGGGGCCACGACGAGGAGACCTTTCGGCTCGGTGACCTCGTCGAGAACGGGAGTGTCCCCCCGCGGGTCGCCGGCCTCCTCTCCGTGGCCGTCGAGCGCGGGGCGGCCTGTCTCGTCGCCGGGCCGCGCGGCGCCGGGAAGACGACGACGCTCGGGGCCCTGCTCTGGGAGTTGCCACCGACCGTCCGCACGGTCGTCATCGAGGACACCGCCGAACTGCCGGTCTCGGCCCTGCAGTCGGCCGGTCGGGACGTACAGCCGCTTCGGACCGCAAGCGGTGACGGCCCCTCGGTGGACGCGACGGCGGCACTTCGGACTGCACTCCGCCTCGGTGACGGCGCCCTGGTCGTCGGAGAAGTACGGGGCCAGGAGGCCGGCGTCCTCTACGAGGCGATGCGCGTCGGCGGGGGCGACAGCGCGGTGCTGGGCACTATCCACGGTACCGGCGGCGAGAGTGTTCGGGAGCGACTCGTCTCCGACCTCGGGGTGCCCGAGAGCGCGTTCGCCGCGACGGACCTCGTCGTGACGCTCGACCCGCCGACGGCGGACGGCGGGCGCGGCATCGCGGCAGTCGAGGAGGTCCGGAGCTACGAGGACGGCGTCGGCTTCGAACCGCTGTTCGAGCGCGACGGGGCGCGGGCGACGGCGACCGGACGCATCGACCGCGGGGCCAGCCACCTCGTCGAGTCGCTGTCACACGCCGGCGAGTCCTATGCCGGCATCCGCGAGGCCATCCGCAACAGAACCGAGGCGTTCGGGCAGCCGGACCTGGGGATAGAGAGCGCCAACTCATGA
- a CDS encoding DUF7331 family protein, which yields MSHGASPDGESDRANELRSDPALPDAVQTTETYETEEGTVFYDAQNPLAWMQTDTTVALDDRA from the coding sequence ATGTCGCACGGTGCATCTCCCGACGGCGAGTCGGACAGGGCGAACGAGCTCCGGTCGGACCCCGCGCTCCCCGACGCAGTGCAGACCACCGAGACCTACGAGACAGAGGAGGGAACGGTGTTCTACGACGCCCAGAATCCGCTCGCCTGGATGCAGACCGATACCACGGTGGCGCTCGACGACAGGGCCTGA
- a CDS encoding DUF7283 family protein has product MFETSVDTAYVWVAVGAVSVAVLGVVTQLPTSAPPDGGAAATTIDEVATGPPGSVATRELHASEWSLTGRQLGLRSESGTVHETLLRPVVPAVSDNLETVLDGRKPSAVFDSPDAFERATERAATGRERWRSAPDRLTARHVAWGGVDVTLVG; this is encoded by the coding sequence ATGTTCGAAACTAGCGTCGACACGGCGTACGTCTGGGTGGCCGTCGGGGCGGTGAGCGTGGCCGTCCTCGGCGTCGTCACGCAGCTACCCACGTCGGCGCCGCCCGACGGTGGGGCCGCCGCGACGACGATAGACGAAGTCGCGACTGGTCCGCCGGGGTCGGTCGCCACCCGTGAGCTACACGCGAGCGAGTGGTCGCTGACGGGGCGCCAACTCGGGCTTCGCTCGGAGTCGGGGACCGTCCACGAGACGCTGTTGCGGCCGGTCGTCCCTGCTGTGAGCGACAACCTCGAAACGGTACTCGACGGGCGGAAGCCGTCGGCAGTGTTCGACTCGCCAGACGCGTTCGAGCGGGCGACCGAGCGCGCAGCGACCGGCCGTGAGCGGTGGCGGTCGGCACCGGACCGTCTGACCGCGAGACACGTCGCCTGGGGAGGGGTCGATGTCACGCTCGTCGGCTAG
- a CDS encoding DUF7346 family protein: MRTVRDESGTRYVLLKQSSESSLVRDPETGAEKHVANDDLAPVDGESPLGTAASAVPEAVRTVLTAAHDDRALGLLVELDRRGPLSVHDLLDSYDLCESDLHGLLGEFRAAGLVDEADVFGQRGYDTTAAAGDAVEFLTD; the protein is encoded by the coding sequence ATGCGCACCGTTCGCGACGAATCGGGGACCCGCTACGTACTTCTCAAACAGTCGAGCGAGTCGAGCCTGGTCCGTGACCCCGAGACCGGTGCGGAGAAACACGTCGCCAACGACGACCTGGCGCCGGTCGACGGCGAGTCGCCGCTCGGAACCGCCGCGAGCGCCGTTCCAGAGGCCGTTCGGACGGTCCTCACGGCCGCCCACGACGACCGGGCGCTGGGCCTGCTGGTCGAACTCGACCGGCGGGGCCCGCTGTCGGTACACGACCTCCTCGACAGCTACGACCTCTGTGAGAGCGACCTCCACGGCCTGCTGGGGGAGTTCCGTGCCGCCGGGCTCGTCGACGAAGCGGACGTGTTCGGCCAGCGCGGCTACGACACCACGGCGGCGGCCGGCGACGCCGTCGAGTTTCTCACGGACTAA
- a CDS encoding DUF7311 family protein, producing the protein MILRVVLAVALTTALLAAVTPAIADAGADRADSAMDRQLGALADELGAMVETDDPTTGPGARHVSELRLPERSLTSAAVTRLRFSSRDGVAVASWRVGDGATSHARLAGVPVRAAGGGALTIREPGTHRLVFELRSRAGETVLQVARLGGEYDA; encoded by the coding sequence GTGATACTCCGCGTCGTCCTGGCGGTGGCCCTGACCACTGCACTGCTTGCCGCCGTCACGCCGGCGATAGCCGACGCCGGCGCCGACAGGGCCGACAGCGCCATGGACCGCCAGCTCGGGGCGCTGGCGGACGAACTCGGGGCGATGGTCGAGACGGACGACCCGACGACGGGCCCTGGCGCCCGGCACGTGTCCGAACTGCGGCTGCCCGAGCGGTCACTGACCAGCGCCGCCGTCACGCGGCTCCGGTTTAGCAGCCGCGACGGGGTCGCAGTGGCCTCGTGGCGAGTCGGCGACGGGGCGACGAGCCACGCTCGCCTCGCCGGTGTGCCCGTCCGCGCGGCCGGCGGCGGGGCACTGACCATCCGCGAACCGGGTACCCACCGGCTCGTGTTCGAACTGCGGTCGCGTGCCGGAGAGACGGTCTTGCAGGTAGCTCGGCTGGGCGGTGAGTACGATGCGTGA
- the rad50 gene encoding DNA double-strand break repair ATPase Rad50 produces the protein MRFQRISMESFKCYDDADLPLDPGVTVIHGLNGSGKSSLLEACFFALYGSTAIDGTLEDVVTIGADDCTVELWFAHAGGEYHLTRRVRNTGERATTAKCVLETPEGTFEGARAVRRRVTELLRMDSEAFLNCAYVRQGEVNKLINASASERQDMLDDLLQLGKLEEYRERASDARVGVKRVREDKRSRLDQLDDQITAKEEKDLHERLNALETTLSETTAEIERIEDQRETAAETLERAQSTLEEYEERREQLAELTDDIETLADQITETEREREELKERISALKSDREELATELEETVAETDLDDADPGRVDARLGDLEDRSEELRSRIESQKVEAQKHSSEADSLRSEAEDLDARAEAKREEAAELESELETARETVAERREKLAEIDEQVEALEARFAGADTDREAAPDHRDSVAEDLDTARQRVTELETKLASERESLSEAEALLEAGKCPECGQDVAESPHVESIEDDREHVTELESDLDAARERVESLESDLERAESLAEAADRLDSLESNRANVVQLIEEKESGLAADEARIETLREDADALDAEAETKREAASEAEELAAQARSTIGECNQEHQRVKQSIQRLERVAELLDAIDDRDSDIEQLREKRAQQAEMNDQRRERLAEKRDRKGDLAEQVDEDRIEAARDDKSRAADYIEQADAKLDELRAERDETQSAIGGVRTEIETLEELRTQRDQLAETVSKLDALYEESEQLQEMYGSLRAELRQRNVETLERMLNETFSLVYQNDSYSHIELDGEYQLTVYQKDGDPLEPDQLSGGERALFNLSLRCAIYRLLAEGIEGAAPMPPLILDEPTVFLDSGHVTQLLDLIAYMRDEVGVAQILVVSHDEELVGAADDLVRVEKSATSNRSHVSRVERIEETVAELAD, from the coding sequence ATGCGGTTCCAGCGAATCTCGATGGAGTCGTTCAAGTGTTACGACGACGCCGACCTCCCCCTCGACCCGGGCGTCACCGTCATCCACGGGCTCAACGGCAGCGGGAAGTCCTCGCTGCTCGAAGCCTGTTTCTTCGCACTCTACGGCTCGACGGCCATCGACGGGACCCTGGAAGACGTGGTCACCATCGGCGCCGACGACTGTACGGTCGAGCTGTGGTTCGCCCACGCGGGCGGGGAGTACCACCTGACGAGGCGGGTGCGAAACACCGGGGAGCGCGCGACGACCGCCAAGTGCGTCCTCGAGACGCCGGAGGGCACCTTCGAGGGGGCGCGGGCGGTCCGACGCCGGGTCACCGAGCTGCTGCGGATGGACAGCGAGGCGTTCCTCAACTGCGCGTACGTCCGACAGGGCGAGGTGAACAAGCTCATCAACGCCTCGGCCAGCGAGCGCCAGGACATGCTGGACGACCTCCTGCAACTGGGCAAGCTAGAGGAGTACCGCGAGCGAGCGAGCGACGCCCGCGTGGGGGTCAAGCGCGTGCGCGAGGACAAGCGAAGCCGCCTCGACCAGCTCGACGACCAGATTACGGCGAAAGAGGAGAAAGACCTCCACGAGCGGCTGAACGCGCTGGAGACGACGCTCTCCGAGACGACTGCCGAAATCGAGCGCATCGAGGACCAGCGCGAGACCGCCGCCGAGACGCTGGAGCGGGCCCAGTCGACACTCGAGGAGTACGAGGAGCGCCGCGAGCAGCTCGCGGAGCTGACCGACGATATCGAGACGCTGGCGGACCAGATTACGGAGACAGAACGGGAGCGCGAGGAGCTGAAAGAACGCATCTCGGCGCTGAAGAGCGACCGGGAAGAACTGGCGACGGAACTGGAAGAGACCGTCGCCGAGACCGACCTCGACGACGCCGACCCGGGCCGGGTCGACGCCCGCCTCGGCGACCTGGAGGACCGCTCTGAGGAGCTCCGCTCGCGCATCGAGAGCCAGAAGGTCGAGGCACAGAAACACAGCAGCGAGGCCGACTCGCTCCGGTCGGAGGCCGAGGACCTCGACGCCCGCGCGGAAGCGAAGCGGGAGGAAGCGGCCGAACTCGAATCGGAGCTGGAAACCGCCAGGGAGACGGTCGCCGAGCGCCGCGAGAAGCTCGCCGAGATAGACGAGCAGGTCGAGGCGCTCGAAGCGCGGTTCGCGGGCGCCGATACCGACCGTGAGGCCGCTCCGGACCACCGCGACTCGGTCGCCGAGGACCTCGATACGGCCCGCCAGCGGGTGACGGAACTGGAGACCAAACTGGCAAGCGAGCGCGAGTCGCTTTCAGAGGCGGAGGCGCTGCTGGAAGCGGGCAAATGTCCCGAGTGCGGCCAGGACGTGGCCGAGTCGCCCCACGTCGAATCCATCGAGGACGACCGCGAACACGTCACAGAGCTGGAGAGCGACCTGGACGCGGCCCGCGAGCGAGTCGAGAGCCTGGAGAGCGACCTGGAGCGGGCCGAGTCGCTGGCCGAGGCCGCCGACCGGCTCGACTCGCTGGAATCGAACCGCGCGAACGTCGTCCAGCTCATCGAGGAGAAGGAGTCCGGTCTGGCGGCCGACGAGGCCCGAATCGAGACGCTGCGGGAGGACGCCGATGCGCTCGACGCGGAGGCCGAGACGAAACGCGAAGCCGCGAGCGAGGCCGAGGAGCTGGCGGCCCAGGCCCGCTCGACCATCGGCGAGTGCAACCAGGAGCACCAGCGGGTCAAGCAGTCCATCCAGCGGCTCGAACGGGTCGCGGAGCTGCTCGACGCTATCGACGACCGCGACAGCGACATCGAGCAGCTACGCGAGAAGCGGGCCCAGCAGGCCGAGATGAACGACCAGCGCCGCGAGCGGCTGGCGGAGAAACGCGACCGAAAGGGGGACCTCGCCGAGCAGGTCGACGAGGACCGCATCGAGGCGGCACGCGACGACAAATCACGGGCCGCCGATTACATCGAGCAGGCCGACGCGAAGCTCGACGAACTCCGCGCCGAGCGCGACGAGACGCAGTCGGCCATCGGCGGGGTGAGGACCGAAATAGAGACCTTAGAGGAGCTGCGGACACAGCGCGACCAGCTCGCCGAGACCGTCTCGAAACTCGACGCGCTGTACGAGGAGAGCGAACAGCTCCAGGAGATGTACGGGAGCCTGCGCGCCGAGCTCCGCCAGCGCAACGTCGAGACGCTCGAACGGATGTTGAACGAGACGTTCTCGCTGGTGTACCAGAACGACTCCTACTCCCACATCGAACTCGACGGGGAGTACCAGCTGACGGTGTACCAGAAGGACGGCGACCCGTTGGAGCCCGACCAGCTCTCGGGCGGTGAACGCGCACTGTTCAATCTCAGCCTCCGCTGTGCCATCTACCGGCTGCTGGCGGAGGGCATCGAGGGGGCGGCCCCGATGCCGCCGCTCATCCTCGACGAGCCGACGGTGTTCCTCGATTCGGGCCACGTCACGCAGCTGCTCGACCTCATCGCCTACATGCGCGACGAGGTGGGCGTCGCCCAGATTCTCGTCGTCAGCCACGACGAGGAGCTCGTCGGCGCGGCCGACGACCTCGTCCGGGTTGAGAAGTCGGCGACCTCGAACCGCTCGCACGTCTCGCGGGTCGAGCGCATCGAGGAGACGGTCGCCGAACTCGCGGATTGA
- a CDS encoding type II secretion system F family protein — translation MSGVDGNDGTGAGGRLRQLVTVPEGYGRACRLLGLSVPPEAVLAGSYTLAVVVWLAGITALAVGSGPVAVVVGTGSAVAAIGVALGGRYGVGLAAQGRRIRALGAAPSVVATLVLGMHLWPSAERAAAFAASASDGLLGESLDSHRRRASRTPRSGLDSFGREWGGEFPALERSLTRIERAAVVTAEERTELLDGARRGILHGTRDEMASFAAELRAPATALYAFGVLLPLAMVALLPAVGAAGVPVSLPLLAAAYGIVLPAGLVVASAWLLAGRPIAFPPAAVPRDHPDISTGAPEAVGIGTAIAFGAWLAGRALLPAWAPPVAALGLGTGAALVVYYRPVAEVRTHIEAVEAGLPAALSAIGRRVERGESVEAAFDAAVEATSEPLAGVLTETVERQRRLGVDIETAFRGEHGTLSTLPSPRLRRAAVLLGAAADIGPPAGGTIATMGDHLDELAEVERETRRQLSQVTGTLSNTAAFFGPLVGGATVAMSAAMRSGGPIRSVSTASLGPVIGWYCLVLAVVLTALSTGLDRGLDRALSGYRAGLTLCLATTVYCVSAVATGFLV, via the coding sequence ATGAGCGGGGTAGACGGGAACGACGGGACTGGAGCCGGGGGGCGACTCAGGCAACTCGTCACAGTGCCCGAGGGATACGGGCGAGCCTGTCGGCTGCTCGGGCTGTCAGTGCCCCCAGAGGCGGTCCTCGCGGGGAGCTACACGCTGGCCGTCGTCGTCTGGCTGGCTGGTATCACCGCCCTCGCTGTCGGTTCGGGGCCGGTCGCGGTCGTCGTCGGGACCGGCAGCGCCGTCGCCGCTATCGGCGTCGCGCTGGGCGGTCGCTACGGCGTCGGCCTGGCGGCACAGGGCCGTCGAATCCGTGCGCTTGGCGCCGCGCCGTCGGTCGTGGCGACGCTCGTGCTGGGGATGCACCTGTGGCCCAGCGCCGAGCGAGCGGCGGCCTTCGCCGCGAGCGCGAGCGACGGACTGCTCGGGGAGAGCCTCGACAGTCACCGGCGGCGAGCGAGTCGGACTCCGCGGAGCGGCCTGGACAGCTTCGGCCGCGAGTGGGGCGGCGAGTTCCCCGCGCTGGAGCGGTCGCTGACGCGAATCGAGCGGGCAGCGGTCGTGACGGCCGAAGAGCGAACGGAACTTCTCGACGGCGCCCGCCGCGGAATCCTCCACGGGACCCGTGACGAGATGGCGTCGTTCGCCGCCGAGCTGCGGGCGCCGGCGACGGCGCTGTACGCCTTCGGCGTGCTGTTGCCCCTCGCGATGGTCGCGCTGCTTCCCGCGGTCGGTGCGGCCGGCGTACCCGTCTCGCTCCCGCTGCTCGCCGCGGCCTACGGAATCGTCCTCCCGGCCGGGCTCGTCGTCGCGAGCGCCTGGCTACTCGCGGGTCGCCCCATCGCCTTCCCGCCGGCGGCCGTGCCGCGGGACCACCCGGATATCTCGACCGGGGCCCCCGAAGCGGTCGGAATCGGGACGGCCATCGCGTTCGGCGCGTGGCTTGCCGGGCGCGCCCTCCTCCCGGCGTGGGCACCGCCGGTCGCGGCCCTGGGGCTGGGAACCGGGGCTGCGCTCGTCGTCTACTATCGGCCAGTCGCCGAGGTCCGGACCCACATCGAGGCCGTCGAAGCGGGGTTGCCGGCCGCACTCTCGGCGATCGGGCGACGGGTCGAGCGCGGCGAGTCCGTCGAAGCGGCGTTCGACGCCGCGGTCGAGGCCACGTCGGAACCGCTCGCCGGCGTGCTGACAGAGACCGTCGAGCGCCAGCGTCGGCTGGGCGTCGACATCGAGACGGCCTTCCGGGGTGAACACGGAACGCTGTCGACGTTGCCGAGTCCACGGCTCCGTCGCGCCGCGGTCCTACTCGGTGCGGCCGCCGACATCGGCCCGCCGGCCGGCGGGACCATCGCAACGATGGGCGACCACCTGGACGAGCTGGCCGAGGTGGAACGGGAGACCAGACGGCAGCTCTCGCAGGTCACCGGGACGCTATCGAACACCGCCGCGTTCTTCGGCCCGCTCGTCGGCGGTGCGACCGTCGCTATGTCGGCGGCCATGCGGAGCGGGGGCCCCATCAGGTCGGTGTCGACGGCGTCGCTTGGACCCGTTATCGGCTGGTACTGTCTCGTGCTCGCGGTCGTGCTGACGGCGCTCTCGACCGGGCTCGACCGCGGACTCGACCGCGCGCTTTCGGGCTACCGGGCCGGACTGACGCTATGTCTGGCGACGACGGTCTACTGTGTCTCGGCCGTGGCGACCGGATTCCTCGTGTGA